The following coding sequences lie in one Capsicum annuum cultivar UCD-10X-F1 chromosome 5, UCD10Xv1.1, whole genome shotgun sequence genomic window:
- the LOC107871330 gene encoding uncharacterized protein LOC107871330, which yields MEKKQQTVSVIARLMGLDELPPQKHLPVKRRRILSENYLQKTASIGLREKSSFSVGLSRGLKTQKHRVVKDVSAAKLKMQKYTNSSFTSIKDSEGTSQSLLSTKHLRTVHSAVGKPIGKMSARTTAEENTSRSLQTLESGTPKDDAGERSLHQSKKVNVQFDPNIDMPHPSTRIIVVKPSSGKYRNTKDYNSKLTSRAESLSDAILKVEVLNPLSSKLFSTQRKDDTLNSFSKKSFSKESKKQNIVRPKSNDLQDIETTCRSQRLGEVLVSDDLEMRPQFPDSKRDAHNFCSSFSVDTKISGSCNPLGISSKDGWKEDEYIKKPPIPNHSAGSRIASGSPEGIIGHKTSQYGWHLRQKVAVTEKHSMCMNQKQKANVEYRDVNSKETYQHSPNSVLELPFQEEKHCISAFDGLCSVARQLQYLETNSDETYSEGSEMDVSSDGESEGRSPVRLQGSEIILKNFKTADGRDFSYLVDVLDAASLHGMNLGMCFETWHSLESPVNPSVFETLEKKYGKQLYWLKLERKLLFDHINFGLSEILHSFREIHIMEKSLKRRCSSVMRRSDIEEELWRMLVSHENLVHKDLSGKAIGNETRWLQVEEEIGSICREIEEYLFDELAAELALH from the exons ATGGAAAAGAAGCAGCAGACAGTAAGTGTTATAGCAAGGCTGATGGGCCTTGACGAGCTACCACCTCAGAAACACCTTCCTGTTAAGAGAAGGAGAATACTCTCCGAGAACTATCTCCAGAAAACGGCTTCTATAGGTTTGCGAGAGAAGAGTTCATTCTCTGTCGGCCTCTCCCGTGGACTGAAAACTCAGAAGCATCGAGTAGTTAAAGATGTATCGGCAGCCAAGTTGAAGATGCAGAAATATACTAATTCGAGTTTTACTTCAATAAAGGATTCCGAAGGTACCTCACAAAGTTTACTTTCAACCAAGCATTTGCGTACGGTTCACTCAGCTGTCGGTAAGCCAATAGGCAAGATGTCTGCTAGGACTACCGCTGAAGAGAATACATCGAGATCTCTTCAGACGCTTGAGAGCGGTACCCCTAAAGATGATGCTGGAGAACGTTCTCTTCATCAGTCGAAGAAAGTAAACGTTCAGTTTGATCCAAACATAGACATGCCTCATCCATCGACAAGAATTATTGTAGTCAAACCTAGCTCTGGAAAGTATCGTAACACCAAAGATTACAACTCAAAACTCACATCAAGAGCAGAAAGCCTCAGTGACGCTATTCTGAAGGTCGAGGTTCTAAACCCGCTTTCGTCAAAATTATTTAGTACACAAAGAAAAGATGATACTTTAAATTCCTTTTCGAAGAAGTCTTTTTCCAAAGAATCCAAGAAGCAAAACATTGTAAGACCGAAGAGTAATGATCTCCAAGACATCGAAACAACTTGTAGAAGCCAGCGTCTTGGAGAAGTGCTTGTTTCAGATGACTTAGAAATGAGGCCTCAATTTCCGGACTCCAAGCGTGATGCACATAATTTTTGCAGTTCATTCAGTGTGGACACTAAGATCTCCGGCTCATGCAATCCTCTTGGCATCAGTAGCAAGGATGGTTGGAAGGAGGACGAGTACATCAAGAAACCgccaattccaaaccattctgCTGGTTCTAGGATAGCCTCTGGAAGTCCTGAAGGTATAATCGGCCATAAAACTTCTCAATATGGCTGGCATCTGAGGCAGAAAGTAGCTGTTACGGAGAAACATTCCATGTGTATGAACCAAAAGCAGAAGGCTAATGTGGAATATAGAGACGTGAACTCGAAGGAAACCTATCAGCATAGTCCAAATTCAGTTTTGGAGCTACCTTTCCAGGAAGAGAAACATTGTATCTCGGCATTCGACGGCTTATGTA GTGTAGCGCGGCAACTTCAGTATCTTGAGACCAATTCCGATGAAACATATTCGGAAGGATCTGAAATGGATGTCTCAAGTGATGGAGAATCCGAAGGAAGATCTCCGGTTCGCCTTCAAGGTAgtgaaatcatattgaaaaactTCAAAACTGCAGACGGCAGGGACTTCTCTTACCTGGTTGATGTTTTAGATGCGGCCAGTTTGCACGGCATGAACCTAGGAATGTGTTTTGAGACATGGCATTCTTTAGAATCTCCTGTGAATCCCTCAGTGTTTGAAACGTTGGAGAAGAAATACGGGAAACAACTATATTGGCTAAAATTGGAGAGGAAACTTCTGTTTGACCACATAAACTTTGGGCTAAGTGAGATTTTGCACTCATTTCGGGAGATCCACATCATGGAAAAATCTTTAAAGAGAAGGTGCAGTTCTGTAATGAGGAGAAGTGATATCGAAGAAGAGTTGTGGAGGATGCTGGTTAGTCACGAAAATTTAGTGCACAAGGACTTGTCTGGGAAGGCAATTGGAAATGAAACCAGATGGTTGCAGGTCGAGGAAGAAATAGGTAGCATATGCAGAGAAATAGAGGAATATTTGTTCGATGAGCTAGCTGCAGAATTAGCTTTGCATTGA
- the LOC107871331 gene encoding dirigent protein 24, which translates to MAKVNKLTSKTIRAMFCILLLVLAFGCASSARILDEVSQVADASPETDEPVVAPVVAPVTVTAPDSDVAPVADPSIPADTVAPPADLPAEPEPDSTPVIAPAVSVAPPADLPDTGAAPVADPAPVTTPITKTPGVATAAPGGAAAAASSGATVASPILEHPTFSFFMHDILGGTHPSGRVVTGIVATSDANNLPFSKLNNQIFPINGGVSLNNINNFVNNNNYPFLAGLNGQQQANTILQNSGNNNIVNGDDNQPFVTAGQLPAGLSLQQLMFGSITVVDNEITEGHELGSAVLGRAQGFYLTSSSDGTSHTLALTTLFHGEHNHEIDDTISFFGVHRTATPISHIAIIGGTGKYENVKGFATIETLPHVDQHTTDGLETITHFTVYITP; encoded by the coding sequence ATGGCGAAAGTTAACAAACTCACCTCTAAAACAATCCGAGCCATGTTCTGCATTTTGCTGCTAGTCCTTGCCTTTGGCTGTGCCAGTTCAGCAAGAATCCTTGATGAAGTGAGCCAAGTGGCCGATGCGTCACCGGAAACAGATGAACCTGTTGTGGCTCCTGTGGTTGCCCCGGTTACTGTCACCGCTCCTGATTCTGACGTGGCGCCAGTAGCAGATCCTTCCATTCCCGCGGACACGGTGGCTCCTCCAGCAGATTTACCAGCTGAACCTGAACCAGATTCAACGCCTGTCATTGCCCCGGCTGTGTCAGTTGCTCCTCCTGCTGACTTACCTGATACTGGGGCAGCCCCCGTCGCTGATCCAGCACCAGTAACTACCCCTATTACCAAAACACCGGGAGTGGCTACTGCAGCCCCGGGTGGGGCTGCAGCAGCTGCTAGCTCAGGTGCCACAGTAGCAAGTCCCATCCTTGAGCACCCCACGTTCTCCTTTTTCATGCATGACATCCTTGGCGGTACACATCCTTCGGGAAGAGTGGTCACTGGAATCGTAGCTACTTCCGATGCCAACAATCTGCCTTTCTCCAAGCTCAACAATCAAATCTTTCCAATCAATGGTGGAGTTTCTTTGAACAACATTAACAACTtcgtcaacaacaacaactatccaTTTCTTGCAGGCCTTAACGGTCAGCAACAAGCTAACACTATCCTGCAAAACAGCGGAAACAACAATATAGTTAACGGTGATGACAACCAACCTTTTGTAACAGCCGGACAGCTTCCTGCTGGCTTATCGCTTCAGCAGCTCATGTTTGGCTCTATTACTGTCGTTGATAATGAAATCACCGAGGGACACGAACTGGGATCAGCTGTTCTCGGCAGGGCACAAGGATTTTACCTGACAAGCTCTTCTGATGGCACCAGCCACACTTTAGCCTTGACAACACTTTTCCATGGAGAACACAATCACGAAATTGATGACACTATTAGTTTCTTCGGAGTTCACCGGACAGCCACACCAATTTCTCACATTGCCATCATTGGAGGGACTGGCAAGTATGAGAACGTTAAAGGATTTGCCACCATCGAAACTCTTCCTCATGTCGACCAACATACAACTGATGGACTGGAGACAATTACACACTTTACCGTCTACATCACCCCTTAA
- the LOC107872198 gene encoding dirigent protein 25-like: MLKLKSPSKLVISWFLFFFLTLINQSFSARTLNNNPSSTNRHHNHARHEMSFYMFDVLSHKNPSSRPASTRVNSHHQGYFPPVGGIPLTNTNPSVGMSGMISMTFPAITTLEELQLTTVTAIDEDIYEGSIYGSSLMGKAKGVYVDSSEDGSSHMMAMTASFLGNEYEDSLRLFGVHRGDVFESHIAVIGGTGKYHDANGYATVKIINVISNKSEGPYKILSFNVYLG, translated from the coding sequence ATGTTAAAGCTAAAGTCTCCTTCCAAACTAGTCATTTCTtggttcttgttcttcttcttgaCATTGATCAATCAATCATTTTCAGCTAGAACTCTGAACAACAACCCGTCCTCGACGAACCGTCATCATAATCATGCGCGTCATGAGATGTCGTTTTACATGTTCGATGTTCTTAGCCATAAAAATCCTTCATCAAGACCTGCATCGACGAGAGTAAACAGTCATCATCAAGGGTATTTCCCTCCGGTAGGAGGCATTCCGTTGACTAACACAAATCCAAGTGTCGGAATGAGCGGAATGATCAGCATGACATTCCCGGCTATAACCACACTTGAAGAACTACAGCTAACGACAGTGACAGCAATCGATGAGGACATATATGAAGGTTCCATTTACGGTTCATCTTTGATGGGAAAAGCAAAAGGAGTATATGTAGACAGTTCAGAAGACGGTAGCAGTCACATGATGGCGATGACTGCTAGTTTTCTTGGTAACGAGTACGAGGATAGTCTAAGGCTTTTCGGAGTACATAGGGGCGATGTTTTTGAATCACATATAGCAGTTATTGGTGGTACCGGAAAGTATCACGATGCAAACGGCTACGCTACTGTCAAGATTATCAATGTAATATCTAATAAAAGTGAAGGACCATACAAGATTCTTTCATTCAATGTTTATCTTGGTTaa
- the LOC107871333 gene encoding F-box/FBD/LRR-repeat protein At1g13570 codes for MIRMAMADSGNILAIRGKKLDRLTDLPINIIHQIQDRISVQAAAKMSVLSRAWRYIWSSNPRLIFATGFCTMKLPSKTIDIITAILLQHHGSVKTFSVDISPIHSSQHPVVDRWILFLSRNGLMDLSVLNEKSGNTPYKLPSYVYNVELEHLVLSNCIFRPPCSFRGFHKLRKLLLTQVSFELDVATSSLWMPSLETLQFIRCSGLRFLNIYAPKLLYLHLIGCGIDALNLGPFMVCSKLKMFGLVEQEVSLNRQDKTMKPTDIILSWPNLNRLILGKCFVKDSVSFLQIH; via the coding sequence ATGATCAGAATGGCGATGGCAGATAGCGGCAACATACTTGCGATTAGAGGGAAGAAACTCGATAGACTTACGGATCTTCCTATTAATATCATACACCAGATTCAGGATCGTATATCTGTTCAGGCTGCCGCGAAAATGAGTGTTTTGTCCAGAGCGTGGAGATATATTTGGTCTTCAAATCCGAGGCTCATATTTGCTACGGGGTTTTGCACAATGAAACTGCCGTCAAAGACAATAGACATCATTACTGCAATTCTGCTACAGCACCATGGATCTGTTAAGACATTCTCAGTGGATATTTCACCGATACATTCTTCTCAGCATCCAGTTGTCGATCGATGGATTCTATTTTTGTCAAGAAACGGTCTCATGGATCTCTCCGTTCTGAATGAAAAAAGTGGCAATACTCCTTATAAATTGCCTTCCTATGTGTACAATGTGGAGCTAGAACATTTGGTCCTGTCGAATTGCATTTTCAGGCCACCGTGCAGTTTTAGAGGTTTCCACAAGCTCAGAAAACTTCTACTTACGCAAGTTTCCTTTGAACTAGACGTTGCAACTTCTTCCCTCTGGATGCCAAGCCTCGAGACACTACAGTTTATTCGCTGTAGTGGTCTTCGGTTCTTGAATATATATGCCCCAAAACTTCTGTACTTACATCTCATTGGCTGTGGCATCGACGCTCTAAACTTGGGTCCTTTCATGGTCTGCAGTAAGCTGAAAATGTTTGGACTTGTAGAACAAGAAGTTTCACTAAACAGACAAGATAAAACAATGAAACCGACAGATATAATCCTCAGCTGGCCTAACCTTAATCGTCTTATTTTGGGCAAATGCTTCGTCAAG